A genomic region of Trichothermofontia sichuanensis B231 contains the following coding sequences:
- a CDS encoding acyl-CoA thioesterase, which yields MSDPHLPSPDLIPDRAIQPHAFATVDESWFEYPVRVNPHHTDYGGIVWHGSYLTWMEEARVECLRSIGVEFSDLVAMGCDLPVVEVGIRYHRSLLMGEMAIVQTRINDIEGVRIHWDYRIQSPPPAAADAVPITYVTARVTLVAVDRERGKILRRLPPNVEDALTKIARLHRRP from the coding sequence GTGTCTGATCCTCATTTACCCTCTCCTGATCTCATTCCCGATCGCGCCATTCAACCCCATGCTTTTGCCACGGTGGATGAAAGCTGGTTTGAATATCCGGTACGGGTGAATCCCCACCACACCGACTATGGCGGTATTGTTTGGCATGGTTCCTACCTGACCTGGATGGAGGAGGCCCGTGTGGAGTGCCTACGCTCAATTGGGGTGGAGTTTAGTGATTTGGTGGCGATGGGCTGTGACCTGCCAGTGGTGGAGGTGGGCATCCGGTATCACCGATCGCTGCTGATGGGTGAGATGGCGATCGTCCAAACCCGCATTAACGACATCGAGGGGGTTCGTATTCACTGGGATTACCGCATTCAATCACCGCCGCCAGCGGCAGCAGACGCTGTTCCCATTACCTATGTGACGGCTAGGGTAACGCTGGTGGCGGTTGATCGCGAGCGGGGCAAAATTCTGCGACGACTCCCCCCCAACGTTGAGGATGCCCTGACCAAAATCGCCCGTCTCCATCGTCGCCCCTGA
- a CDS encoding universal stress protein gives MINKILITVAGTGLCEEMLNMLIELPSFQQASVTVLHVVPPQFGARGMAERLEEGGKILAKAVETLKVDPSKINPRLMQGDPKMVVLEVADEEDADLIIMGSRALGRLQSILQNSVSQYVFQLTSRPMLLVKDDIYVKRLNRALVAVDGSPAATQSLKYALSWLRDIKGAQLSLLHVNPPSTVTSPDADPVLTAAAAEAKKAGLEPRTLLASGRAGEVICQTAEELNADLLVLGSPDRRPSIAKSLPDLDRLLGDSLSDYVRVHANCPVLLVRGTKS, from the coding sequence ATGATTAACAAGATTTTAATCACAGTTGCCGGTACAGGGCTGTGTGAAGAGATGCTTAATATGCTGATCGAACTTCCCAGTTTTCAGCAAGCCTCCGTGACAGTCCTGCATGTCGTTCCTCCCCAGTTTGGTGCGCGGGGAATGGCTGAGCGTTTGGAAGAAGGCGGGAAAATCCTAGCAAAGGCCGTGGAAACCCTCAAGGTAGACCCCAGCAAGATTAACCCCCGTCTTATGCAGGGTGACCCGAAAATGGTCGTGTTAGAAGTGGCCGACGAAGAAGACGCCGATTTGATTATTATGGGGTCCCGTGCGCTGGGTCGGTTGCAGTCAATTTTGCAAAACTCAGTGAGTCAGTATGTTTTCCAACTGACCTCCCGCCCCATGCTCCTGGTTAAGGACGACATCTACGTGAAGCGGCTCAACCGTGCCCTCGTGGCCGTGGATGGTTCCCCAGCAGCTACCCAGTCTTTGAAATATGCGCTCTCCTGGCTGCGGGACATCAAGGGTGCCCAGTTGTCCCTGCTCCATGTCAATCCTCCCAGTACGGTGACTAGCCCAGACGCCGATCCGGTATTGACCGCTGCCGCCGCTGAAGCTAAGAAGGCTGGGCTGGAACCCCGAACCTTACTGGCCTCTGGGCGGGCTGGGGAAGTGATCTGTCAAACGGCAGAGGAACTCAACGCCGATCTCCTGGTACTGGGGTCCCCCGATCGCCGACCCTCGATCGCCAAGAGCCTACCCGACCTCGATCGTCTCTTAGGCGACTCCCTCTCCGACTACGTTCGCGTTCACGCTAACTGTCCAGTGCTCTTGGTCCGTGGCACCAAGAGCTAA
- a CDS encoding peroxiredoxin, giving the protein MAIAVGDKAPDITLPDASGQPVSLKDFQGKKTVVLYFYPKDDTPGCTKEACGFRDSYSVFQEAGAEVIGVSSDDVASHRKFADRYQLPFTLLSDTHNQARKAFGVPATLGLLPGRVTYVIDKNGIVRHIFNSQLNFQGHIDESLKIVKSLA; this is encoded by the coding sequence ATGGCGATCGCGGTTGGCGACAAGGCTCCGGATATCACGTTGCCCGATGCGTCGGGACAGCCGGTCAGTCTCAAGGATTTCCAGGGGAAAAAGACGGTGGTGTTATACTTTTACCCCAAGGATGATACGCCGGGTTGTACGAAGGAAGCCTGTGGTTTTCGCGACAGCTATAGTGTTTTTCAGGAGGCGGGGGCTGAGGTGATTGGCGTGAGCAGTGATGATGTGGCTTCGCACCGCAAGTTCGCCGATCGCTACCAACTGCCCTTTACGCTCCTGAGTGATACCCATAATCAGGCGCGGAAAGCGTTTGGGGTACCTGCGACCCTGGGGTTGCTGCCTGGTCGGGTGACCTATGTGATTGATAAGAATGGCATTGTCCGCCACATCTTTAACTCGCAGCTTAACTTCCAGGGGCATATTGATGAGTCCCTGAAAATTGTCAAAAGTTTAGCGTGA
- the hemC gene encoding hydroxymethylbilane synthase — MSTVASPARTVRIGSRKSQLALIQTYWVKDQLQTHFPERQFEVQEVSTKGDKILDVALSKIGDKGLFTKELEQGILDGETDFAVHSLKDVQTKLAEGLILGCITEREDPSDALVVHEKYQNYRLETLPDGAVVGTSSLRRLAQLRHHFPKLAFKDIRGNLNTRLAKLDAGEYDALILATSGMKRMGWHDRIHQTLPPEISLHAVGQGALGIECRANDSDILSLLKVIEHLPTTQACLAERAFLRELEGGCQVPIGVYTSINDGILTLTGLVASIDGQQWVKDSVTGAATEPEAIGIELGQRLRRQGAQAILDAIIAASRTTH, encoded by the coding sequence ATGTCTACTGTTGCTAGTCCCGCCCGAACGGTTCGTATTGGCTCACGGAAAAGCCAATTGGCCTTGATTCAAACCTATTGGGTGAAGGACCAACTCCAAACGCATTTTCCAGAGCGACAGTTTGAGGTTCAGGAAGTCAGCACAAAGGGAGATAAAATCCTGGATGTGGCCCTGTCAAAAATTGGCGATAAGGGGCTATTCACGAAGGAATTAGAGCAGGGCATTTTAGACGGTGAAACCGATTTTGCTGTGCATTCCCTCAAGGATGTCCAAACTAAATTAGCTGAGGGTTTGATCCTGGGGTGTATTACGGAACGGGAAGATCCCTCGGATGCGCTAGTTGTCCATGAAAAGTATCAAAATTATCGGCTGGAAACCCTGCCCGATGGGGCCGTGGTGGGCACCTCATCCCTGCGCCGTTTGGCCCAGTTGCGCCACCATTTTCCCAAATTGGCGTTTAAAGATATTCGCGGCAATTTGAATACTCGCCTTGCTAAGTTAGATGCCGGTGAGTACGATGCCCTGATCCTTGCGACTTCTGGGATGAAACGGATGGGCTGGCACGATCGCATTCACCAAACCCTACCACCGGAAATTTCCCTCCATGCCGTTGGTCAAGGTGCCCTAGGGATTGAATGCCGGGCCAATGATTCCGACATTCTTAGCCTGCTGAAGGTCATTGAGCATCTTCCCACGACCCAAGCCTGTCTAGCAGAACGGGCCTTCCTGCGGGAGTTGGAAGGGGGCTGTCAGGTGCCGATCGGGGTTTATACCAGCATCAATGATGGGATACTCACCCTCACGGGTCTGGTAGCCAGCATTGATGGTCAACAATGGGTGAAGGACAGTGTGACGGGGGCGGCGACGGAACCAGAGGCGATCGGCATCGAGTTAGGCCAACGCTTGCGTCGTCAGGGTGCCCAAGCCATTCTGGATGCCATTATTGCCGCTAGTCGGACGACCCACTAA
- a CDS encoding CoB--CoM heterodisulfide reductase iron-sulfur subunit B family protein: MTAAPLRYAYFPGCVAQGACRELYQSTQALADALQIELVELKQAACCGSGTFKEESTLLEDTVNARNLALAEELNLPLLTHCSTCQGVIGHVDERLKRFQQTDPNYIEQVNGFLQKEGCSPYRGCTEVKHLLWALVGDYGLERLAQRVTRRLSGLKCAAFYGCYLLRAQDQLPYDDPLQPASLERVFSALGATPVYYRGRTQCCGWPISSYATIESFRMAGQHIQAAIAAGADCLVTPCPLCHLQLDSRQPEIAAAIGEKLNLPVLHLPQLVCLALGLEPHQLGLDRHMVSTRSVWQKLQSHQTVG, from the coding sequence ATGACTGCCGCTCCCCTCCGTTATGCCTATTTCCCCGGTTGTGTTGCCCAGGGAGCCTGCCGCGAACTTTACCAATCCACCCAAGCCCTCGCCGACGCCCTCCAGATTGAACTGGTGGAATTGAAACAAGCGGCTTGCTGCGGTTCTGGCACCTTCAAGGAAGAATCAACTCTGCTGGAGGATACCGTCAACGCTCGCAATCTGGCCCTGGCAGAGGAACTGAATCTGCCCTTGCTGACCCATTGCAGTACGTGCCAGGGGGTGATCGGCCATGTGGATGAACGGCTCAAGCGGTTTCAACAAACTGATCCAAACTACATCGAGCAGGTCAATGGTTTTCTGCAAAAGGAAGGCTGTTCCCCCTATCGCGGTTGCACGGAGGTGAAGCATCTCCTGTGGGCCTTGGTGGGGGATTATGGCCTTGAGCGATTGGCCCAACGGGTTACCCGGAGGCTCTCTGGACTCAAGTGTGCGGCCTTCTATGGCTGCTACCTGCTACGGGCACAGGACCAATTACCCTACGATGACCCCCTGCAACCGGCGTCGCTGGAGCGAGTCTTTAGCGCTCTGGGGGCGACACCGGTTTACTACCGCGGACGTACCCAGTGCTGTGGCTGGCCGATTTCCAGCTATGCCACGATCGAATCATTTAGGATGGCCGGTCAACATATTCAGGCGGCGATCGCGGCGGGGGCAGACTGTCTGGTTACCCCTTGCCCTCTCTGTCATCTGCAACTAGACTCGCGCCAACCGGAAATTGCTGCCGCGATTGGCGAAAAGTTAAATCTGCCGGTTCTGCATCTGCCGCAACTGGTGTGCCTTGCCCTGGGGTTAGAGCCACACCAACTGGGTCTGGATCGCCACATGGTTTCGACGCGATCGGTCTGGCAAAAACTTCAGTCCCATCAGACCGTGGGATAG
- the gcvT gene encoding glycine cleavage system aminomethyltransferase GcvT, with amino-acid sequence MTDTSSHPRARTPLFTAIQHLNARMTDFAGWEMPIQFQGITQEHRAVRTAVGMFDVSHMGKFCLRGPDVLTHLQSLVPSDLSRLQPGQGQYTVLLNEQAGILDDLIIYDQGMVAGDRQFTLIVNAATRERDRTWITTHLTQPGTQATQLLDLTETHVLLAVQGPQALSTLQPYVVEDLAAIPRFGHCQGTLLGEPAFLARTGYTGEDGFEILVEATVGVALWQTLLTAGVTPCGLGARDTLRLEAAMALYGQDIDTTTTPLEAGLGWLVHWDKPVDFIGRSRLQAQRQQGVTRRLVGLVMQGRNIARHDYLVYHRDQLVGKITSGSWSPTLEKAIALAYVPSTLAGIGQELSVSIRGKPCPATIVKRPFYRSACGQVPRTTPTV; translated from the coding sequence GTGACAGACACCTCGTCCCACCCCCGCGCCCGGACTCCCCTATTCACTGCTATCCAGCACCTCAACGCCCGCATGACTGATTTCGCGGGGTGGGAGATGCCAATTCAGTTTCAGGGCATTACCCAGGAACACCGGGCGGTGCGTACTGCTGTGGGAATGTTTGATGTCTCCCACATGGGTAAATTTTGCCTGCGGGGGCCAGACGTCTTGACCCATCTGCAAAGCCTTGTCCCCTCTGACCTCAGCCGCTTGCAGCCAGGGCAGGGACAATATACAGTCTTACTGAATGAACAGGCAGGGATTCTGGATGATTTGATTATTTACGATCAGGGGATGGTTGCGGGCGATCGCCAGTTTACCCTGATTGTCAATGCGGCAACGCGGGAGCGCGATCGGACCTGGATTACTACTCACCTGACTCAACCAGGCACCCAAGCCACGCAACTCCTTGATCTGACTGAAACCCATGTCCTACTGGCTGTCCAGGGTCCCCAAGCGCTCTCTACCCTTCAACCCTACGTTGTTGAAGACTTGGCCGCCATTCCTCGTTTTGGCCACTGCCAGGGAACCTTGCTGGGCGAACCGGCCTTTCTGGCTCGCACTGGATATACGGGTGAAGACGGCTTTGAGATTCTGGTGGAAGCAACGGTTGGCGTGGCCCTCTGGCAGACGCTCCTGACGGCGGGTGTCACCCCCTGTGGCCTTGGCGCACGGGATACCTTGCGCTTGGAAGCCGCAATGGCCCTCTACGGTCAAGATATCGATACCACGACAACACCGCTGGAAGCTGGGTTAGGTTGGCTTGTCCATTGGGATAAGCCAGTTGATTTTATCGGTCGATCGCGTCTCCAGGCCCAACGCCAGCAGGGTGTCACCCGTCGCTTGGTGGGCCTTGTCATGCAGGGCCGCAACATTGCCCGCCATGATTATCTGGTTTACCATCGGGATCAACTTGTGGGCAAAATCACGAGTGGCAGTTGGTCCCCCACCCTGGAAAAGGCGATTGCCCTTGCCTATGTGCCCTCTACATTAGCTGGCATTGGCCAAGAACTGAGCGTGAGTATTCGGGGTAAACCCTGTCCTGCCACGATCGTCAAGCGGCCTTTTTATCGATCTGCCTGCGGTCAGGTTCCGCGCACGACGCCGACGGTCTAG
- a CDS encoding AI-2E family transporter: protein MSVTTNLPRWAIIGLAVPLIALNGWALLLVLNFFQPLPNILIIATLLAFLLDYPIKFLQGWWGRRNIAVLAVFLAATLIATILIVILVPLIIKQLNELVISLPSWFIAGKQQLQSLQAWAIDQNVPVDISGLSNQLADRISTQVQRFAKQLLSLAFDTIGSVLNIILTIVLAFYLALYGERMWQGLFSWLPPKLGTELQQSLNQTFHNYFIGQMIVALIAGTVMTLVMVLLQVPFGLLFGLGIGLMTLIPFGGTLSLLVVVSLIAWQDIWLALKVFLIGEGLLQVNENVVVPRILGEAIGLNPVWILMALLIGAKLGGLLGALIAAPCAGFIKAMGDRWRESHPLKPETAT, encoded by the coding sequence ATGTCAGTAACTACTAACCTACCCCGTTGGGCGATCATTGGTCTAGCTGTCCCGTTGATAGCTTTAAATGGCTGGGCTTTATTGCTGGTTCTCAACTTTTTTCAGCCTCTACCCAATATTTTGATCATTGCCACCCTACTCGCCTTTCTCCTAGATTATCCAATCAAGTTCTTACAAGGTTGGTGGGGCAGGCGAAATATCGCGGTTCTTGCAGTATTCCTCGCCGCAACCTTGATTGCAACGATACTGATCGTGATTTTGGTTCCCCTCATCATTAAGCAGTTAAATGAATTAGTTATTTCCTTACCCAGTTGGTTTATCGCTGGCAAACAACAGCTCCAGAGTTTACAAGCATGGGCAATTGATCAAAATGTTCCTGTTGATATCAGTGGGTTATCCAATCAACTAGCCGATCGTATTTCTACGCAGGTGCAGCGCTTTGCTAAGCAGTTGCTGAGTTTAGCCTTTGACACGATCGGGAGTGTATTAAACATCATTTTGACGATCGTTCTTGCTTTTTACCTAGCCCTTTATGGAGAACGGATGTGGCAAGGTCTTTTCTCCTGGCTACCTCCAAAGCTAGGGACTGAACTGCAACAGTCCCTCAACCAGACCTTCCATAACTATTTTATTGGCCAGATGATCGTGGCTTTGATCGCGGGTACGGTGATGACCTTGGTCATGGTGCTGCTACAGGTGCCCTTTGGCCTTTTATTCGGGTTAGGGATTGGCCTGATGACCCTCATTCCCTTCGGGGGAACTTTAAGTCTGCTGGTGGTGGTTTCTCTGATTGCATGGCAGGATATCTGGCTGGCCTTAAAAGTCTTTTTAATTGGGGAAGGACTCCTGCAGGTGAACGAAAATGTCGTGGTTCCGCGCATTTTGGGGGAAGCGATCGGCCTTAACCCCGTCTGGATTTTAATGGCCTTGCTGATTGGCGCTAAGTTAGGGGGCCTGCTGGGGGCACTGATTGCTGCCCCCTGTGCGGGCTTTATCAAGGCAATGGGCGATCGCTGGCGCGAGTCCCACCCCCTCAAACCAGAAACCGCTACCTGA
- a CDS encoding DUF1350 family protein → MDWQEIRGNWVLAPKHPIGIIHFLGGAFVAAIPHVTYRLFLEALYHQRYVVIATPFVNTLDHAAIADAVLLSFERALERLRDRGNLPYYLPIYGIGHSMGCKLHLLLSSHHAVERAGNIFISYNNYPVRRSIPLMDQLSGLIEPTLLKEVEFTPSPAAMTQIVAQQYGIRRNLLIRFRNDDIDQTDTLASVLLARFPQMVTMQVLPGNHLTPLGQNLTWKVGKAYSPLDALGQWLNQEIHRDFNQMKQVISHWLNPIAALKRSS, encoded by the coding sequence ATGGACTGGCAGGAGATCCGGGGCAACTGGGTGCTCGCACCGAAGCATCCCATCGGGATTATTCACTTTCTGGGGGGAGCCTTTGTGGCAGCCATTCCCCACGTGACCTATCGGTTATTTTTGGAGGCACTTTACCACCAACGCTATGTGGTCATTGCCACGCCGTTTGTGAATACCTTAGACCACGCGGCGATCGCCGATGCGGTTTTACTCAGTTTTGAGCGTGCTTTGGAGCGCCTCCGTGATCGGGGAAATCTTCCCTACTATCTGCCCATTTATGGGATTGGGCATAGTATGGGTTGCAAGTTACACCTTTTGCTCAGCAGTCATCATGCCGTGGAGCGGGCAGGGAACATCTTTATTTCCTATAATAACTATCCGGTGCGACGCTCAATCCCCTTGATGGACCAGCTTTCTGGCTTGATCGAGCCGACCTTGCTTAAGGAGGTTGAATTTACGCCCTCACCAGCCGCAATGACCCAAATCGTTGCTCAACAGTATGGTATTCGCCGCAATCTGCTCATTCGTTTTCGTAACGATGATATTGATCAAACAGACACCTTAGCCTCGGTCTTGCTGGCCCGCTTTCCCCAGATGGTGACGATGCAAGTCTTACCCGGAAATCACCTCACTCCCCTTGGCCAAAATCTCACCTGGAAGGTTGGGAAAGCCTATTCACCTCTGGACGCCCTAGGGCAATGGCTAAACCAGGAAATCCATCGAGATTTTAATCAAATGAAGCAGGTGATATCCCACTGGCTTAACCCGATCGCAGCCCTGAAGCGATCGAGCTAG
- a CDS encoding N-acetylmuramoyl-L-alanine amidase: MTITILIGKAHQSAPVATKDAVVVAQAALTGGKIVAETFEFGSLSPAPTMSPSGTPPQIQPLPANTSPFSRHAKLLRPTPTQPVNRPNHDSANQPTQPPPATATHALAAYAPKQAVALAHPTNYGERMRVDVYGKPVHNALLVVLHETVGSAASAVSFFQTPHYKDAEQASYHTLIDREGTIVYIVPPEKRAYGAGNSVFEGPNGPEAVITKIGLPASVNNFAYHIALETPPDGFHNGASHSGYTDAQYQSLAWLVAQTGVPLDRITTHAAVDRSGERQDPRSFDRDRFLTQWQFYTRQLASAMSPNSGSNGI; this comes from the coding sequence TTGACAATCACTATCCTGATTGGCAAGGCCCACCAATCTGCCCCAGTCGCCACCAAGGATGCCGTCGTGGTTGCCCAAGCCGCCCTGACGGGGGGAAAAATTGTTGCCGAGACGTTTGAATTTGGTTCCCTCAGCCCTGCGCCCACAATGTCACCCTCCGGGACCCCACCCCAAATCCAACCCCTACCTGCCAATACTTCCCCCTTCAGCCGCCATGCCAAGCTCCTGCGCCCAACGCCAACCCAGCCCGTGAACCGACCCAATCACGACTCGGCCAACCAACCCACTCAACCCCCACCCGCAACAGCAACCCATGCGCTTGCTGCCTATGCCCCCAAGCAGGCCGTTGCCCTCGCCCATCCCACCAATTATGGTGAGCGGATGCGAGTCGATGTCTATGGTAAACCCGTCCATAACGCCCTGTTAGTCGTTCTCCACGAAACCGTCGGTTCAGCCGCCAGTGCCGTGAGTTTTTTCCAAACGCCCCACTACAAAGATGCAGAGCAGGCCAGTTACCACACCCTGATTGATCGGGAGGGCACCATTGTGTACATCGTACCGCCAGAAAAACGCGCCTATGGGGCCGGCAATTCCGTCTTTGAAGGTCCTAACGGCCCCGAAGCCGTGATCACCAAAATTGGCTTACCTGCTTCTGTCAATAACTTCGCCTACCACATTGCCCTGGAAACCCCCCCAGACGGCTTCCATAATGGAGCCAGCCACAGCGGTTATACCGACGCCCAATACCAATCCCTAGCCTGGTTAGTGGCCCAAACCGGTGTCCCCCTTGATCGCATCACCACCCACGCCGCCGTCGATCGCTCCGGGGAACGCCAAGACCCCCGCAGCTTCGATCGCGATCGCTTCCTCACCCAATGGCAGTTCTATACCCGCCAACTGGCGAGTGCAATGTCTCCTAATTCGGGGTCCAACGGGATCTGA
- the apcA gene encoding allophycocyanin subunit alpha, with product MSIVTKAIVNADAEARYLSPGELDRIKAFVAGGERRLRIAQTLSESRERIVKQAGDQLFQKRPDVVSPGGNAYGEEMTATCLRDLDYYLRLVTYGIVAGDVTPIEEIGVVGVREMYKSLGTPIEAVAEGVRAAKGVATSLLSAEDAQEAAAYFDYVIGALQ from the coding sequence ATGAGTATTGTCACAAAAGCAATTGTGAATGCGGATGCTGAAGCCCGTTACCTCAGCCCTGGCGAATTGGACCGGATTAAGGCATTTGTCGCGGGGGGTGAGCGCCGTCTTCGCATTGCCCAAACCCTGTCTGAATCGCGTGAGCGCATCGTCAAGCAAGCTGGAGATCAACTCTTCCAGAAGCGCCCCGATGTGGTTTCCCCTGGTGGTAATGCCTACGGCGAAGAAATGACCGCTACCTGCCTGCGTGACCTAGACTACTACCTGCGGCTGGTCACCTACGGCATTGTTGCCGGTGATGTCACCCCGATTGAGGAAATCGGTGTGGTAGGTGTGCGCGAAATGTACAAGTCCCTAGGCACCCCGATTGAAGCCGTGGCTGAAGGTGTGCGGGCTGCCAAGGGCGTTGCCACGTCCCTGTTGTCGGCTGAAGATGCGCAGGAAGCGGCTGCCTACTTTGACTATGTGATTGGCGCATTGCAGTAG
- the apcB gene encoding allophycocyanin subunit beta has translation MQDAITAVINSADVQGKYLDAAALDKLKAYFQTGELRVRAATTISANAATIVKEAVAKSLLYSDVTRPGGNMYTTRRYAACIRDLDYYLRYATYAMLAGDPSILDERVLNGLKETYNSLGVPISSTIQAIQAIKEVTASLVGPDAGKEMGVYLDYICSGLS, from the coding sequence ATGCAAGACGCAATTACCGCTGTCATCAACTCCGCTGACGTTCAGGGCAAGTACCTGGATGCTGCTGCTCTTGATAAGCTGAAGGCTTACTTCCAAACGGGTGAACTGCGGGTTCGGGCTGCGACCACCATCAGCGCTAATGCAGCGACGATCGTGAAGGAAGCAGTGGCCAAGTCCCTGCTGTACTCCGATGTCACCCGTCCCGGTGGCAACATGTACACCACTCGTCGTTATGCTGCTTGTATTCGCGACCTCGACTACTATCTCCGCTATGCCACCTATGCTATGCTGGCGGGCGACCCCTCTATTCTCGATGAGCGGGTACTGAATGGTCTCAAGGAAACCTACAACTCCTTGGGGGTTCCCATTTCCTCGACGATCCAAGCGATTCAGGCAATCAAGGAAGTGACTGCCAGCTTGGTGGGTCCCGATGCGGGTAAAGAAATGGGTGTATACCTCGACTACATCTGCTCGGGCCTGAGCTAG